The following proteins come from a genomic window of Limnohabitans sp. 103DPR2:
- the rpoD gene encoding RNA polymerase sigma factor RpoD translates to MPAPKPKKPVKAQAKSGAAKSVKPIAKVAVKPAAKSNAKSVAKSAPAKAAKPAVKAAPKASPVKAKASAKPTPKVTAKPVVKTPVKAVAKPVAKPAAKAAAPAKKVSAVPVSKKEVPAKAVAKASNKNAKAEPQKVSAKEVAKESTKASAKVSAKTVSKEVAKPEAKVAEAKATKAAASKPAKTTAPEADLKPTGAKRGRKPKAGAAAPVDEDLSDIEDDLAGEPVAESTEKAKPLRMKISKAKERALMKEFGLDETVLSEEDMAKRRQRLKALIKLGKTRGYLTHGEISDHLPDKLVDAETLEVVIATLNDLGVAVYEQTPDAETLIITDNAPTGSTEEEAEEAAEAALSTVDSEFGRTTDPVRMYMREMGTVELLTREGEIEIAKRIEGGLMDMMTAISASPATIAEILRLAGEIREGKVVISTVVDGFSNINEADDYVAEEDFDEFDESDDDDGKGGSKALTKKLEELKNQALERFDRITELFEKVHKISAKEGWGTPAYQKAQKELSEELMTIRFTAKTIEKLCDMVRGHVDDVRKKERELRRIIVDKCGYPQDQFIADFSGRDKNNQRIASHLLDLKWIEKQAAAGKPWSAVMGRNIPPVQDIQQKLTDLQTRVVVPLDELKDINKRMNAGERASRHAKKEMIEANLRLVISIAKKYTNRGLQFLDLIQEGNIGLMKAVDKFEYRRGYKFSTYATWWIRQAITRSIADQARTIRIPVHMIETINKMNRISRQHLQEFGFEPDASILAEKMEIPEDKIRKIMKIAKEPISMETPIGDDDDSHLGDFIEDSANTAPIDAAMQAGLRDVVKDILDSLTPREAKVLRMRFGIEMSTDHTLEEVGKQFDVTRERIRQIEAKALRKLKHPSRSDKLRSFIDTM, encoded by the coding sequence ATGCCCGCTCCAAAGCCGAAGAAGCCCGTTAAAGCACAAGCCAAATCTGGCGCAGCCAAATCAGTTAAACCCATTGCAAAAGTTGCTGTCAAACCAGCCGCCAAGTCCAATGCCAAATCTGTGGCCAAGTCGGCCCCAGCCAAAGCAGCGAAACCAGCGGTCAAAGCAGCTCCTAAAGCAAGTCCGGTCAAAGCCAAAGCAAGCGCCAAACCAACACCCAAAGTCACTGCCAAGCCTGTCGTGAAAACGCCTGTCAAAGCAGTGGCCAAGCCTGTTGCCAAGCCCGCTGCCAAAGCTGCCGCACCGGCCAAGAAAGTCAGCGCAGTGCCCGTTTCCAAAAAAGAAGTTCCCGCCAAGGCGGTTGCAAAAGCAAGCAACAAAAATGCTAAAGCCGAACCCCAAAAAGTAAGTGCCAAGGAAGTCGCCAAAGAAAGCACCAAGGCATCCGCCAAAGTCAGCGCAAAAACCGTCAGCAAAGAAGTTGCCAAACCGGAAGCCAAAGTTGCAGAGGCCAAGGCCACCAAAGCTGCAGCCAGCAAGCCTGCCAAAACAACAGCACCCGAAGCCGATCTGAAACCGACTGGCGCTAAGCGCGGCCGCAAACCCAAAGCAGGCGCAGCAGCACCTGTCGATGAAGATTTGAGTGACATCGAAGATGACCTGGCGGGCGAACCCGTTGCAGAGTCAACCGAAAAAGCCAAACCCCTGCGCATGAAAATCAGCAAGGCCAAAGAGCGTGCCTTGATGAAAGAGTTTGGTTTGGATGAAACGGTCTTGTCTGAAGAAGACATGGCCAAGCGCCGTCAACGCTTGAAAGCCCTGATCAAGTTGGGCAAGACTCGCGGTTACCTCACGCACGGCGAGATTTCAGACCACTTGCCCGACAAGCTGGTTGACGCAGAAACTTTGGAAGTGGTGATCGCCACCCTGAATGATTTGGGTGTGGCCGTTTATGAGCAAACACCCGATGCCGAAACGCTGATCATCACCGACAACGCACCCACGGGTTCCACCGAAGAAGAAGCCGAAGAAGCTGCTGAAGCTGCTTTGTCGACAGTGGACAGTGAGTTTGGTCGTACCACCGACCCCGTTCGCATGTACATGCGCGAAATGGGCACGGTTGAGTTGCTGACGCGCGAAGGTGAAATTGAAATTGCCAAGCGCATTGAAGGCGGCTTGATGGACATGATGACGGCCATCAGCGCCTCACCTGCCACCATCGCCGAAATTTTGCGACTTGCGGGTGAAATCCGCGAAGGCAAAGTTGTGATCTCCACCGTGGTGGACGGCTTCTCCAACATCAACGAAGCCGATGACTACGTGGCTGAAGAAGACTTCGACGAATTTGACGAGTCGGACGACGATGACGGCAAAGGTGGCTCCAAGGCTCTGACCAAGAAATTGGAAGAGTTGAAGAATCAAGCCCTCGAACGCTTCGACCGCATTACAGAGCTGTTCGAAAAAGTGCACAAAATTTCTGCCAAAGAAGGCTGGGGTACACCGGCTTACCAGAAGGCACAAAAAGAATTGTCTGAAGAGTTGATGACCATTCGCTTTACAGCGAAGACCATCGAAAAGTTGTGCGACATGGTTCGCGGTCATGTGGATGACGTTCGCAAAAAAGAACGTGAATTGCGCCGCATCATCGTGGACAAATGTGGCTACCCACAGGACCAGTTCATTGCTGACTTCAGCGGCCGCGACAAAAACAACCAGCGCATTGCCTCTCACTTGCTCGATTTGAAATGGATCGAAAAACAAGCTGCCGCAGGCAAGCCTTGGAGTGCTGTGATGGGCCGCAACATCCCGCCCGTTCAAGACATTCAGCAAAAACTGACCGACTTGCAAACTCGTGTGGTGGTGCCTTTGGACGAACTCAAGGACATCAACAAGCGCATGAACGCGGGTGAACGCGCCTCACGTCACGCCAAGAAAGAAATGATCGAAGCCAACTTGCGTTTGGTCATTTCGATTGCTAAAAAATACACCAACCGCGGTTTGCAGTTCCTCGATTTGATTCAAGAAGGCAACATCGGTTTGATGAAGGCCGTGGACAAATTCGAATACCGTCGTGGTTACAAGTTCTCCACTTACGCCACATGGTGGATTCGTCAGGCCATCACCCGCTCTATTGCGGACCAAGCTCGCACCATCCGTATTCCAGTTCACATGATCGAGACGATCAACAAAATGAACCGCATCTCGCGCCAGCACTTGCAGGAATTTGGCTTCGAGCCCGATGCCAGCATCTTGGCCGAGAAAATGGAAATTCCGGAAGACAAGATTCGCAAGATCATGAAGATTGCCAAAGAGCCAATCTCCATGGAAACGCCAATCGGTGACGACGACGACAGCCACTTGGGCGATTTCATCGAGGACAGCGCCAACACTGCGCCAATCGATGCAGCCATGCAAGCGGGCTTGCGCGATGTGGTCAAAGACATCTTGGACAGCCTCACACCGCGTGAAGCCAAGGTGCTGCGCATGCGCTTTGGTATTGAAATGTCCACCGACCACACCTTGGAAGAAGTGGGCAAGCAGTTTGATGTCACGCGCGAGCGTATTCGTCAGATTGAAGCCAAAGCACTACGCAAGTTGAAGCACCCTAGCCGCAGCGACAAACTGCGCAGCTTCATCGACACGATGTAA
- the dnaG gene encoding DNA primase, which yields MAIPQSFIQELLSRVDVVEVVGRYVQLKKGGANFMGLCPFHGEKSPSFTVSPTKQFFHCFGCGKNGNALGFLMDHAGMTFIEAVKDLAQQTGMTVPEDDLSPQDRAKAAEQKQKQNSLTDMLEKAGESYRQHLKTAPKAVAYLKGRGLSGQIAKRFGLGYAPEGWRSLASVFPNYDDPLLVESGLVIVNEDDDKRYDRFRDRVMFPIRNIKGECIGFGGRVMGDGTPKYLNSPETPVFHKGRELYGLFEARESIHSAGYVLVTEGYMDVVALAQWGFPNAVATLGTACTPDHVQKLFRFTDSVVFSFDGDNAGRRAARKALDGALGYATDVRSIKFLFLPQEHDPDSYIREKGSEAFSQCVAQATPLSKFLIEVASDGCDLQSAEGRAHLSSNASPLWRALPDGALKRQLLTELAQLIQLDPAELAGLWLQQAEAAAARSQPRGSVQNSANQSSGRDTQAYATDAAYDPEGQASPFESTRSATFQKSGSRTRPDGKTWQKDANGKWRLVGGSEQPLQLGPRTPLANRADHAVRLVLTNMALWDTLSAEDHALLCDLPGEHGELMRWIESQFHDHGPLAWGTLQSEIQNQAFAPLAAKLMGGHLPVEPGAAAELEPGEAHKEVRMLLNLMLIDQLKVQETAALKEAESGQDPAAYQRWRELHQRRKSLIGAQIP from the coding sequence GTGGCCATTCCTCAATCATTTATTCAAGAACTGCTTTCACGCGTTGACGTCGTGGAGGTGGTGGGCCGCTATGTCCAGCTCAAAAAGGGTGGCGCCAACTTTATGGGCTTGTGCCCATTTCATGGCGAGAAATCACCCAGTTTCACGGTCAGTCCGACCAAGCAATTTTTTCATTGCTTTGGCTGTGGCAAAAACGGCAATGCCCTTGGCTTTCTCATGGACCACGCGGGCATGACCTTCATTGAAGCCGTCAAAGACTTGGCGCAGCAAACCGGCATGACGGTGCCAGAAGATGATCTGTCACCCCAAGACCGCGCCAAAGCCGCTGAGCAAAAACAAAAACAAAACTCGCTTACCGACATGCTTGAAAAAGCGGGTGAATCGTATCGCCAGCATTTGAAGACCGCACCCAAGGCCGTCGCTTACCTCAAAGGGCGCGGCTTGTCTGGGCAAATTGCCAAACGCTTTGGCTTGGGCTATGCGCCAGAAGGTTGGCGCAGTTTGGCCAGTGTGTTCCCCAATTACGACGACCCTTTGTTGGTTGAAAGCGGTCTGGTGATTGTGAATGAGGACGACGACAAGCGATACGACCGTTTTAGAGATCGGGTGATGTTCCCCATTCGCAACATCAAAGGCGAATGCATTGGCTTTGGTGGACGGGTCATGGGCGATGGCACCCCCAAATACCTGAACTCGCCAGAGACACCCGTTTTCCACAAAGGTCGTGAACTGTATGGCCTGTTTGAAGCCAGAGAAAGCATCCACAGTGCTGGCTATGTGCTGGTGACCGAAGGTTACATGGACGTTGTGGCGCTTGCGCAGTGGGGCTTTCCAAATGCTGTGGCCACCTTAGGCACTGCATGCACGCCAGACCATGTGCAAAAACTTTTCCGATTCACCGATTCAGTGGTGTTCAGTTTTGATGGCGACAACGCAGGTCGCCGCGCCGCCAGAAAAGCTCTGGACGGTGCCTTGGGTTATGCCACCGATGTGCGCAGCATCAAATTTTTATTTCTGCCCCAAGAGCACGATCCCGACAGCTACATTCGAGAAAAAGGCTCCGAGGCTTTCTCCCAATGCGTTGCACAAGCCACGCCTCTGTCCAAATTTTTGATTGAAGTGGCTTCTGACGGGTGCGACTTGCAATCCGCAGAAGGTCGAGCCCATCTCTCGAGCAATGCCAGTCCCTTGTGGCGCGCTTTGCCCGATGGCGCCTTGAAGCGCCAATTGCTCACCGAGTTGGCCCAATTGATTCAGCTCGATCCCGCTGAGTTGGCGGGACTGTGGTTGCAGCAAGCCGAAGCTGCGGCAGCCCGAAGCCAGCCCCGTGGCAGCGTTCAAAATTCTGCCAACCAAAGCTCGGGGCGTGATACACAGGCTTATGCAACTGACGCGGCCTACGACCCTGAAGGACAGGCCTCACCGTTCGAATCCACCCGAAGTGCCACGTTCCAGAAATCAGGTTCGCGTACGCGCCCAGATGGGAAAACTTGGCAAAAAGATGCCAATGGCAAGTGGCGCCTGGTGGGCGGCAGCGAGCAGCCTCTCCAATTGGGTCCTAGAACGCCACTGGCCAATCGCGCAGACCATGCTGTTAGGCTTGTTTTGACCAACATGGCCTTGTGGGACACCCTCTCGGCCGAGGACCACGCCCTTCTCTGCGATTTACCCGGCGAGCACGGTGAATTGATGCGCTGGATTGAGAGTCAATTCCATGACCATGGTCCTTTGGCTTGGGGCACCCTGCAATCGGAAATACAAAATCAAGCCTTTGCACCCTTGGCTGCCAAATTGATGGGGGGGCATTTGCCAGTTGAGCCTGGTGCTGCAGCCGAGCTTGAACCCGGTGAGGCCCACAAAGAAGTGCGGATGTTGCTCAACTTAATGCTGATTGACCAACTCAAAGTCCAAGAAACAGCGGCCCTCAAAGAGGCTGAAAGTGGCCAAGACCCCGCAGCCTATCAGCGTTGGCGTGAACTCCATCAAAGGCGAAAAAGCCTGATCGGCGCTCAAATTCCTTGA
- a CDS encoding TerC family protein encodes MELFSVPWWSALLAIILIDLVLAGDNAIVIALAARNLPPEHQNKAIVWGTVGAIVVRSAMTVGVVWLLKIPGLMLVGGLGLLWIAYKLISDTSEDEHQGVGATTFWGAMKTIIVADALMGVDNVLGVAGAANGSFDLVVIGLLISIPIVVLGSKLVLRLVEKWPVIIHLGAAVLAFTAAQMIINEKLLDPIFDGGETINNLARAATYIVAIAGVLVMGWWATRKQVQEESETQAI; translated from the coding sequence TCATCGACTTAGTTTTAGCTGGCGACAACGCCATCGTGATCGCGCTTGCAGCGCGTAATCTCCCACCTGAACATCAAAATAAAGCCATCGTCTGGGGAACCGTCGGTGCCATTGTGGTTCGCTCTGCCATGACGGTTGGCGTGGTGTGGCTTCTCAAAATCCCTGGCCTCATGTTGGTTGGTGGCTTGGGCCTCTTGTGGATTGCCTACAAGCTCATTTCAGACACATCTGAAGACGAACACCAAGGTGTTGGCGCCACCACCTTCTGGGGTGCCATGAAAACCATCATCGTGGCCGATGCCTTGATGGGCGTTGACAATGTGTTGGGTGTGGCAGGCGCCGCCAACGGATCTTTCGATTTGGTGGTCATTGGTTTGCTGATCAGCATCCCTATTGTGGTGTTGGGCAGTAAGTTGGTCTTGCGCTTGGTCGAAAAATGGCCCGTGATCATTCACTTGGGTGCGGCTGTTTTGGCTTTCACCGCTGCGCAAATGATCATCAATGAAAAATTATTAGACCCCATCTTTGATGGCGGCGAAACCATCAACAACTTGGCCCGTGCTGCAACTTACATCGTTGCAATAGCCGGTGTGTTGGTGATGGGTTGGTGGGCAACTCGAAAACAGGTGCAAGAAGAGTCAGAGACACAAGCCATCTAA